In a single window of the Methanolobus psychrophilus R15 genome:
- a CDS encoding phosphoribosyltransferase, which yields MALPDKFKCVVTNWDYIYDLCREVADQVKTSGYQPDMIIALARGGWFGGRVLCDFLGLDDLTSLKIEHYIGTALAGNEPLIRYPLADNSVMGKNVLIVDDIADTGKSLLHSREYVMKQHPKEVRTATLQYLECSVFDPDYCGERLEEWAWVVYPWNFMEDMMDIISRLMAKENRSSWDIPSIRHGLYVYHSLDSFSFEIAQPGRLPEIMAEMTRRGIVKQTVENGKHTWGLA from the coding sequence ATGGCATTGCCTGATAAGTTCAAATGTGTAGTTACTAACTGGGATTATATTTACGACCTGTGCAGAGAAGTTGCAGACCAGGTAAAAACTTCTGGCTACCAGCCCGACATGATAATCGCTCTTGCAAGAGGCGGCTGGTTTGGCGGGCGTGTGCTATGTGACTTCCTGGGACTGGATGACCTGACAAGTCTTAAGATAGAGCACTACATCGGGACAGCACTCGCAGGCAATGAGCCACTGATAAGATACCCTCTGGCAGATAATTCCGTGATGGGAAAGAACGTGCTCATTGTTGACGATATAGCTGACACTGGCAAAAGTCTCCTGCATTCTAGGGAATATGTTATGAAGCAGCATCCAAAGGAGGTCAGGACAGCAACACTGCAATATCTTGAGTGCTCTGTTTTTGACCCTGATTACTGTGGTGAGCGCCTTGAGGAGTGGGCCTGGGTAGTCTATCCGTGGAACTTTATGGAGGACATGATGGACATCATCTCCAGGCTCATGGCAAAGGAAAACCGATCGTCATGGGACATCCCTTCGATAAGGCATGGACTTTATGTGTATCATTCGCTGGATTCCTTCTCTTTTGAGATAGCGCAGCCCGGCAGGCTCCCGGAGATCATGGCCGAGATGACCCGCAGGGGAATTGTAAAGCAAACAGTGGAGAATGGGAAACATACCTGGGGACTGGCCTGA
- a CDS encoding TrkA-N has translation MPLRFISGRSNDIRINLEDVMKRAFGEEAGGGHVYAAAARIELGVFSAAKDRQTLLRPVNEKKS, from the coding sequence TTGCCATTGAGATTCATCTCCGGCAGAAGCAATGACATCCGTATTAACCTGGAAGATGTCATGAAACGTGCCTTTGGAGAGGAGGCTGGCGGAGGACATGTCTACGCTGCAGCAGCACGCATAGAGCTTGGGGTTTTCAGCGCAGCAAAGGACAGGCAGACTCTCCTGAGACCGGTTAATGAGAAAAAAAGTTAA
- a CDS encoding 3-dehydroquinate dehydratase has translation MVHIGSFDLGKKPGIVAVISEEPVESAKAAKWLGADLLELRLDMLSFSSPDEMKKAIEKIKAITGLACIATNRLQADGGKWTRSDEARIELLDLALLTADAVDIELAADAGLRDSLIRKVKDAGKIVIVSSHDFKSTPSLADMKEILDSSFKAGADIAKLAVTPVSMQDTLNLLQVTLDSGGPVCTIAMGDNGRHTRIVAPCYGSVLTYGSIGKAVASGQIQIHQLKSALEILF, from the coding sequence ATGGTGCATATAGGCAGTTTTGACCTTGGGAAGAAACCGGGAATCGTAGCAGTCATTTCTGAAGAACCTGTGGAAAGCGCCAAGGCCGCTAAATGGCTGGGTGCCGACCTGCTGGAACTTCGCCTTGATATGCTGAGTTTCAGCAGCCCGGATGAAATGAAGAAGGCCATTGAAAAGATAAAGGCTATCACAGGCCTCGCGTGTATTGCAACCAATAGATTACAGGCTGATGGCGGCAAATGGACAAGAAGTGACGAGGCTAGAATAGAATTACTGGACCTGGCTCTCCTCACGGCCGATGCAGTCGATATAGAACTTGCCGCGGATGCAGGCCTGAGAGACTCACTCATAAGAAAGGTAAAGGATGCCGGAAAGATAGTCATCGTATCCTCACATGATTTCAAATCCACGCCTTCCCTGGCAGATATGAAGGAAATCCTTGACAGTTCTTTTAAAGCAGGCGCGGACATCGCAAAACTGGCGGTCACACCTGTATCCATGCAGGATACGCTTAACCTGCTGCAGGTTACCCTGGATTCAGGCGGGCCGGTCTGCACAATAGCAATGGGAGATAACGGCAGGCATACAAGGATAGTTGCACCCTGCTATGGTTCAGTGCTTACATACGGCTCCATCGGCAAAGCAGTGGCATCCGGACAGATACAGATCCATCAACTCAAGTCAGCCCTGGAGATACTCTTTTGA
- a CDS encoding shikimate 5-dehydrogenase, with product MRTVFAVFGDPVGHSLSPAMHNAAFEALGMECTYHAFKVGRENLKDALAGAKAMGFGGVNLTVPLKQEALSIADADPLAAAIGAVNTIDFKEGMKGYNTDGLGAKRALEEEGVDIRGSEVLIAGAGGAARAIAFQFARDGASVTIANRTPEKALELAADVSPVGKVRGCGFENLRALIGESDTLVNCTVLGMHPDTERTIATSEDMHPDLTVFDIVYNPLETRLLKEARLAGAKRVNGVMMLVYQGAEAFRIWTGVEPPVDIMKRAVLEGLQT from the coding sequence TTGAGAACCGTGTTCGCTGTTTTCGGAGACCCTGTGGGTCATTCCCTGTCGCCTGCAATGCACAACGCAGCATTCGAGGCCCTTGGCATGGAGTGTACGTACCATGCCTTCAAAGTAGGAAGAGAGAACCTGAAAGATGCACTTGCAGGTGCAAAGGCAATGGGATTTGGAGGTGTCAACCTTACAGTGCCCCTGAAGCAGGAAGCCCTGAGCATAGCAGATGCTGACCCGCTGGCTGCGGCTATCGGAGCTGTGAATACGATTGATTTCAAGGAAGGCATGAAGGGGTACAATACTGATGGTTTAGGTGCTAAACGAGCACTTGAAGAGGAAGGTGTGGATATCCGGGGCTCGGAAGTACTTATCGCTGGCGCAGGTGGCGCAGCCCGTGCTATCGCTTTCCAGTTTGCCAGGGATGGTGCCAGTGTTACCATAGCCAACAGGACGCCGGAAAAGGCACTTGAGCTGGCAGCTGATGTCTCACCTGTCGGAAAGGTCAGGGGCTGTGGCTTTGAGAACCTTCGGGCACTTATAGGAGAAAGTGACACCCTGGTGAACTGCACGGTCCTGGGGATGCATCCTGATACTGAGAGGACCATAGCGACCTCAGAGGATATGCACCCTGACCTCACCGTTTTTGATATTGTTTACAATCCTCTGGAAACCCGCCTGCTCAAAGAGGCAAGGCTTGCCGGCGCCAAACGCGTCAACGGTGTCATGATGCTTGTTTATCAGGGAGCTGAGGCTTT
- a CDS encoding fructose-bisphosphate aldolase: MTGIGKKIRIERIMHRESRNMVVIPMDHGISNGPIKGLIDVPESINKVAEGGADAVLMQKGIIIHGHRGYGHDVGLIVHISASTALGPDPNDKVQVCSVEEVVKMGADAVSIHINVGSVTESDQLRQLGEVSEQCTYWGMPLLAMMYPRGKDIENPHDAELVAHVARVGAELGADVVKTLYTGDPDTFRDVVRGCPVPVVIAGGPKTNTDQEFLEMIRGAMDGGARGVAIGRNVFQHENPTKITKAITEIVHFNRSVEEALEMLK, translated from the coding sequence ATGACGGGAATCGGAAAGAAAATTCGCATCGAAAGGATAATGCACAGGGAAAGCAGGAACATGGTCGTTATCCCCATGGATCACGGCATATCCAACGGACCTATCAAAGGACTGATAGATGTCCCTGAATCGATAAACAAGGTTGCTGAAGGCGGAGCGGATGCAGTTCTGATGCAAAAAGGTATTATCATACATGGTCACAGAGGATACGGGCACGATGTGGGACTCATTGTACACATCAGCGCCTCAACTGCCCTCGGACCTGATCCAAACGATAAGGTGCAGGTGTGCTCGGTGGAAGAAGTGGTGAAGATGGGCGCTGACGCTGTATCCATCCACATAAACGTAGGTTCTGTAACTGAGTCTGATCAGCTAAGGCAGCTTGGGGAGGTATCTGAGCAGTGCACTTACTGGGGAATGCCTTTACTGGCTATGATGTACCCGCGGGGGAAGGATATAGAGAATCCCCATGATGCAGAGCTTGTGGCCCATGTGGCAAGGGTTGGTGCCGAGCTTGGAGCAGATGTTGTCAAAACCCTTTACACAGGAGACCCCGACACATTCAGGGATGTTGTAAGAGGATGTCCTGTGCCTGTAGTTATAGCAGGCGGACCGAAGACGAACACAGACCAGGAATTCCTCGAGATGATCAGGGGCGCAATGGATGGTGGCGCACGGGGTGTCGCAATAGGAAGGAACGTGTTCCAGCATGAGAATCCCACAAAAATTACAAAAGCTATAACAGAGATAGTGCACTTCAACAGGAGTGTAGAAGAAGCGCTGGAAATGCTCAAGTAA
- a CDS encoding putative circadian clock protein KaiC yields the protein MEIRTTGIPGLDKVLGGGIPRPSTLLIAGNPGTGRTTLGIQSLCYAAARGEKVLYVCPTSRSEKSVREALSGYDFYDDSLNIRTYSIGSVERDPLTMLVDLGNAVANMKPDMVMIDPVTPIGFGFAEAERRRFMYSLNTAMNEWNAIVFMTGTMTTTEVCRSVISDIADGVIYLSQKIGRVHNDRRLKVVKFSSVNYLDGEHSFEITGSGANIYPRMEYLVTDNYTDSERTGFGIPLLDGFLGGGLFKGSSTLLAGNTGTGKTLFGLQFIVHGAMNGEPGIISSFEETPQELRRYAANAGMDLKGLEETGMISIIHTSPSEVNACKQAIQLKEAIEETGAKRILLDDISGFDYIFKDSIEKREHISNLIRLFKNKEVTSMFISSNQATGTDSLAPSTPISAIVDNLLLLRHTEDMEEIKKSFYILKSHGTDHEKRLIGYDVTGEGIRISDFQKDA from the coding sequence TTGGAAATAAGAACCACAGGTATTCCTGGTCTGGATAAGGTACTCGGGGGAGGTATTCCCCGGCCTTCAACCCTGCTTATCGCCGGAAACCCTGGTACCGGAAGAACCACACTGGGGATACAGAGCCTTTGCTATGCCGCCGCAAGAGGAGAAAAGGTACTGTATGTGTGTCCTACATCAAGATCAGAAAAATCCGTAAGAGAAGCATTATCAGGATATGATTTCTATGATGATTCACTCAATATCCGTACCTATAGTATAGGGTCGGTCGAAAGAGACCCTCTTACAATGTTGGTCGACCTTGGAAACGCTGTCGCAAATATGAAGCCAGACATGGTAATGATAGACCCGGTTACTCCGATAGGCTTTGGTTTCGCTGAAGCGGAGAGAAGAAGGTTCATGTATTCACTCAACACCGCCATGAACGAGTGGAACGCTATTGTATTCATGACAGGCACGATGACAACCACTGAGGTCTGCAGGTCGGTCATCAGTGATATCGCTGATGGCGTGATATACCTGTCCCAGAAGATAGGGCGGGTGCACAATGACCGCCGCCTCAAAGTGGTCAAGTTCAGTAGTGTCAATTACCTTGATGGAGAGCACTCTTTTGAGATAACTGGCTCAGGAGCAAACATCTATCCCCGGATGGAATACCTGGTTACCGATAATTACACAGATTCAGAGAGGACAGGATTTGGAATACCTCTGCTGGATGGATTTCTCGGGGGAGGACTTTTTAAGGGATCTTCGACGCTCCTGGCAGGTAACACAGGCACTGGTAAGACCTTGTTCGGACTGCAGTTCATTGTGCATGGCGCGATGAACGGGGAACCCGGGATAATAAGCAGTTTCGAGGAAACTCCCCAGGAATTGAGACGTTATGCGGCAAATGCAGGAATGGACCTTAAAGGGCTGGAGGAAACGGGCATGATAAGTATAATACATACTTCCCCTTCAGAGGTCAATGCATGCAAGCAGGCAATACAGCTTAAGGAAGCCATTGAAGAAACAGGCGCAAAGAGGATACTCCTTGACGATATCTCAGGTTTTGACTACATTTTTAAAGACAGCATTGAGAAGAGAGAGCATATCTCAAACCTCATCCGACTCTTTAAGAACAAGGAAGTGACTTCCATGTTCATCAGCAGCAACCAGGCAACAGGGACCGATTCACTTGCTCCGTCAACTCCCATTTCAGCAATCGTTGATAATCTTCTACTTCTCAGGCATACGGAAGATATGGAAGAGATAAAAAAATCATTCTACATTTTAAAGAGCCATGGCACCGACCATGAAAAGCGCCTTATAGGATATGATGTCACTGGAGAAGGGATCAGAATCTCCGATTTTCAAAAAGATGCCTGA
- a CDS encoding glycosyl transferase family 2, whose amino-acid sequence MEVNRGIGEQLEDIGEIDVVVGILTKNVEPTILHVMNVVREGILQYLSPYNTLVVVSDGFSTDRTAELAGLFELSPVKKIVVEQMGVPGKGDGIRTVMEIAHKLNSKAIAFVDGDLLSVKGEWIQEMVRPVLYGRTDLVVPFYVRDKFDGVITNNLAYPFTRAYYGADIRQPIGGEFCISSKLMEILRTHPLFPSDFGIDIFITTVASAEKRRIREAMLGLKLHESTTKYVDPESSLIPMFRQVVKTMFDLAVYYDGKNHRPVPTEIAEVSEYYGPVPVPVTVNREKMLETVSKRYGEYSDIYEKLLPKDVLNHLGAFLEGEQYLDAERWSRIVWLIYNEYSTTYDVRLVDALRVMWLTRFIGFYNECKDLNFSEAEAWIRENAIIFEEIKSEVAEEAA is encoded by the coding sequence ATGGAAGTAAATCGCGGCATAGGGGAACAACTGGAAGACATTGGAGAGATAGATGTTGTTGTGGGAATCCTTACAAAGAATGTAGAACCCACTATATTGCATGTAATGAATGTTGTAAGAGAGGGGATATTGCAATACCTTTCTCCCTACAATACACTGGTTGTTGTCTCAGATGGCTTTTCAACTGACAGGACAGCGGAACTTGCAGGCCTGTTCGAGCTGTCCCCGGTGAAAAAGATAGTTGTCGAGCAGATGGGAGTCCCTGGTAAGGGAGATGGAATACGCACGGTCATGGAAATTGCGCACAAGCTCAATTCCAAAGCGATTGCTTTTGTTGACGGGGACTTACTGTCGGTCAAGGGAGAATGGATACAGGAGATGGTCCGGCCTGTACTTTATGGCAGGACGGACCTTGTGGTGCCTTTCTATGTGCGCGACAAGTTCGACGGGGTTATCACGAACAACCTTGCATATCCTTTCACAAGAGCTTACTATGGTGCCGATATCCGGCAACCCATCGGAGGAGAATTCTGCATATCCAGCAAACTCATGGAAATATTACGCACCCACCCTCTTTTTCCTTCGGACTTCGGAATAGACATATTCATTACTACCGTAGCATCCGCAGAGAAACGCAGGATAAGGGAGGCCATGCTTGGGTTAAAACTACATGAATCAACTACAAAGTATGTAGACCCCGAATCCTCCCTGATACCAATGTTCAGGCAGGTGGTCAAAACAATGTTTGACCTTGCCGTTTACTATGACGGAAAGAATCACAGGCCTGTGCCAACGGAAATTGCAGAAGTATCCGAATACTATGGGCCTGTGCCTGTTCCTGTGACTGTCAACAGGGAGAAAATGCTTGAGACAGTATCCAAAAGATACGGAGAATATTCCGATATTTACGAGAAACTGCTGCCAAAGGATGTCCTGAATCATCTGGGAGCTTTCCTTGAGGGAGAACAATACCTTGATGCAGAGAGGTGGTCACGCATTGTATGGCTTATCTACAATGAATATTCAACGACATATGATGTCCGCCTGGTGGATGCGTTGAGGGTTATGTGGCTTACAAGGTTCATAGGGTTCTATAACGAGTGCAAGGACCTCAACTTCTCTGAAGCTGAAGCCTGGATCAGAGAGAACGCCATAATATTCGAAGAGATAAAGAGCGAGGTAGCCGAAGAGGCAGCCTGA
- a CDS encoding signal recognition particle protein Srp54 encodes MVMDKLGSSLQDALKKLVKSGRIDERTVTEVVKDIQRALLQADVNVKLVMEMSKHIKERALHEEVPSGMSPREHVLRIVYQELINIIGKSTDIPLKPQKIMMIGLQGSGKTTTTSKLARYFQRKGLRPAVICADTFRPGAYQQLKTLCTKLDVAFYGEEGNPDAVGIVERGLKEFHKSDVIIVDTAGRHSLEKDLIKEMEDIHAMAQPDYKLLVLDGAIGQQASEQARTFNESIGISGVIISKLDGTAKGGGALSAVSETNSSIAFIGVGETPEDLEKFEPDRFISRLLGMGDIKSLIEKAEETLADEELDVQSMMMGRFTLKDMYKQLESLNKLGPMKQIMQMLPLGGLGAKIPEDAYQVTGDKLKRYRILMDSMTEEEMLNPRVIGSSRIKRIAIGSGSSAEDVRELLKYHKMMQTAMKGFRGGKFNMQKMMKKMGM; translated from the coding sequence ATGGTTATGGATAAATTAGGGAGTTCCTTGCAGGATGCCCTCAAGAAACTGGTAAAATCAGGACGTATTGATGAACGAACTGTGACCGAGGTAGTCAAGGACATTCAGAGAGCCCTGCTCCAGGCAGATGTCAATGTCAAGCTAGTTATGGAGATGTCAAAGCACATCAAAGAGCGTGCGCTCCATGAAGAGGTCCCATCGGGCATGAGCCCGCGGGAGCACGTGCTGAGGATCGTCTACCAGGAACTCATCAATATCATCGGAAAAAGCACAGATATCCCCCTCAAGCCCCAGAAGATAATGATGATAGGGCTGCAGGGTAGCGGTAAGACCACAACCACATCCAAGCTGGCCCGCTATTTCCAGAGAAAAGGACTGAGACCTGCAGTTATATGCGCCGATACGTTCAGGCCGGGTGCTTACCAGCAACTTAAGACACTATGTACCAAACTCGATGTCGCATTCTACGGAGAAGAGGGCAATCCTGATGCTGTAGGCATAGTTGAAAGAGGCCTTAAGGAATTCCATAAATCCGACGTCATCATTGTAGACACTGCGGGACGGCACTCCCTTGAGAAAGACCTTATCAAGGAAATGGAAGACATACATGCAATGGCACAGCCGGATTATAAGTTGCTTGTGCTTGATGGTGCTATCGGGCAACAGGCTAGCGAGCAGGCCCGTACGTTCAATGAATCTATCGGGATATCCGGAGTTATAATTTCCAAGCTCGATGGTACCGCAAAGGGTGGCGGTGCTCTTTCCGCAGTATCCGAGACAAATTCCTCAATAGCCTTTATCGGAGTCGGGGAAACGCCTGAGGACCTTGAGAAGTTCGAACCTGACAGGTTCATCTCTAGGTTACTTGGGATGGGCGATATCAAGAGCCTTATCGAAAAAGCAGAAGAGACACTGGCAGACGAGGAACTCGATGTACAGTCCATGATGATGGGCCGGTTCACTCTCAAGGACATGTACAAGCAGCTCGAGAGTCTGAATAAGCTCGGACCCATGAAGCAGATCATGCAGATGCTCCCTCTTGGAGGACTCGGGGCAAAGATACCCGAGGACGCGTACCAGGTCACTGGTGACAAGCTCAAGCGCTACAGGATATTGATGGACTCCATGACCGAAGAGGAAATGCTCAATCCCAGGGTTATTGGCAGTTCCCGCATAAAGAGGATAGCCATTGGTTCAGGATCCAGTGCAGAGGATGTGAGGGAACTTCTCAAGTATCACAAGATGATGCAGACCGCCATGAAAGGATTCCGCGGCGGCAAGTTCAACATGCAGAAAATGATGAAGAAAATGGGAATGTGA
- a CDS encoding Pirin, which yields MGETMDNTSEMRSNTSNVRQILKSVPITEGAGVHLKRAFTSSRGPDLDPFLMLDDFHSGNQNDYRMGFPWHPHRGMETITYMISGIVEHRDSLGNKGTIGPGDIQWMTAGSGIIHQEMPKGNEKGELWGLQLWTNLPATHKMMPPRYREIKSEQIPSVHTMNGTVVKVICGNVDGMHGPVKDIMTEIEYLDVNIPADASFRHPTQPENTILAYVLEGEGYFDPESISFAGSESLVIFKSDYWIEVKAADKGVRFLLLSGKPLNEPVAWRGPVVMNTEEELRQAFEDYREDRFVKGEAHFTESSQ from the coding sequence ATGGGGGAAACAATGGACAATACCAGCGAAATGAGGAGCAATACCAGTAATGTCAGACAGATACTGAAGAGCGTACCAATCACCGAAGGAGCCGGAGTGCATCTGAAAAGGGCGTTCACTTCAAGCAGAGGTCCGGACCTGGACCCGTTCCTTATGCTTGATGATTTCCACTCGGGCAATCAGAATGATTACAGGATGGGGTTCCCGTGGCATCCCCATCGTGGTATGGAAACGATAACCTATATGATTTCCGGGATTGTGGAGCACAGGGACAGCCTCGGGAACAAAGGCACGATAGGCCCCGGCGACATACAGTGGATGACCGCGGGCAGCGGCATAATACACCAGGAAATGCCAAAAGGAAATGAGAAAGGCGAACTGTGGGGACTGCAATTGTGGACCAACCTTCCTGCAACTCATAAGATGATGCCTCCCAGATACAGGGAAATTAAAAGCGAACAGATACCCTCAGTGCATACAATGAACGGCACCGTGGTCAAAGTGATATGCGGAAATGTCGATGGGATGCACGGCCCTGTTAAGGATATCATGACTGAGATAGAATATCTGGACGTGAATATCCCTGCTGATGCCTCCTTCAGGCATCCCACGCAGCCGGAAAATACTATTCTGGCATACGTTCTGGAAGGAGAGGGTTATTTCGATCCGGAAAGTATCTCATTTGCAGGGAGTGAGAGCCTTGTCATATTTAAGAGCGATTACTGGATAGAAGTAAAAGCAGCAGACAAAGGCGTAAGGTTCCTGCTGCTTTCCGGCAAACCACTGAATGAGCCTGTGGCATGGCGCGGGCCGGTAGTGATGAATACGGAAGAAGAGTTAAGGCAGGCTTTTGAGGACTATAGGGAGGACAGGTTCGTAAAGGGGGAAGCCCATTTTACAGAAAGCTCACAATAA
- a CDS encoding methylthioadenosine phosphorylase has protein sequence MNEKADIAIIGGSGIYDTNMLDKVRTVDIDTPFGKPSDSITIGEHGDKNVCFLPRHGTGHRISPSELNSRANIFALKKLGVRRIIAASAVGSLKKELAPLDIVIPDQIYDRTRSRPSTFFEDGIVAHIGFADPFCPEMSSSLVDIARSKGYSVKEGGTYVCMEGPQFSTRAESRVYQSLGFDIIGMTAIPEAKLAREAEICYSMIATVTDYDVWSEEDVTIEKVIENAVRNEVAVKDIIVEAIEKISLQQNCMCKNALAGAITTSPEVISYETRRKLDLLIGRYLKK, from the coding sequence ATGAATGAAAAAGCCGATATTGCAATCATAGGTGGAAGCGGTATCTACGATACCAATATGCTGGACAAGGTTCGAACTGTCGATATCGACACTCCCTTTGGAAAGCCATCTGACTCGATCACTATAGGTGAACATGGTGACAAGAATGTGTGTTTTCTGCCAAGGCATGGCACCGGGCACAGGATATCTCCGTCCGAGCTCAACTCAAGAGCAAATATCTTTGCGCTGAAGAAACTGGGTGTCAGACGCATAATAGCCGCATCTGCTGTTGGGAGCCTGAAAAAGGAACTGGCTCCGCTGGACATTGTCATTCCGGATCAGATATATGACCGCACAAGATCAAGGCCTTCCACATTCTTTGAAGATGGCATCGTAGCACACATAGGTTTTGCCGACCCTTTCTGCCCTGAGATGTCATCCTCCCTTGTGGATATTGCCAGGTCCAAAGGCTATAGTGTAAAAGAAGGTGGAACTTACGTGTGCATGGAAGGCCCACAGTTCTCGACACGGGCAGAGTCCAGGGTGTACCAGTCTTTGGGCTTTGATATTATAGGCATGACAGCAATACCTGAGGCTAAACTGGCACGTGAGGCAGAGATATGCTATTCCATGATAGCCACCGTGACAGACTACGATGTGTGGAGCGAGGAAGATGTCACAATCGAAAAGGTCATTGAGAACGCTGTAAGAAACGAAGTCGCTGTAAAGGATATCATTGTGGAAGCCATCGAAAAGATAAGCCTGCAGCAGAACTGCATGTGCAAGAATGCCCTGGCAGGAGCCATCACAACATCTCCAGAGGTGATATCTTATGAAACCAGGAGAAAACTCGATCTGCTTATAGGAAGATACCTTAAAAAGTGA
- a CDS encoding 3-dehydroquinate synthase: MKDKMIWIKADEGNWDDRKIVITTGIESGADCILVNGADVSKVKELGNVKVAAFAYDNKSEADIIVVGKGGEGDGTKPLPPDYGGSLDVTTAIRLKEKGIKVAGYVIIRNKEYENFAAELGNICDYLITVGTDWQVIPLENLIAGLQKKNVKLISGVKNSEQAKLAFETMEHGSDGVLLDTKDLNQIKKTAVLAESAGVKDIELKAAVVTRVDPIGMGDRVCVDTCNLMVRGEGMLVGSQSNGMFLVHSESEESPYVASRPFRVNAGAVHAYIKVGEKTRYLSELKAGDEVTIVDADGGQRTGVVGRVKIERRPLVLVEADIDGKIVKNILQNAETIKLVTKDKKPVSVTDLKVGDEILVHSEDIGRHFGMKIEETIIEK, from the coding sequence ATGAAGGATAAGATGATTTGGATAAAGGCCGATGAAGGAAACTGGGACGACAGGAAAATCGTGATCACAACAGGTATTGAATCTGGTGCAGATTGCATTCTTGTCAATGGTGCGGACGTCAGCAAGGTCAAAGAACTGGGAAATGTGAAAGTTGCTGCCTTTGCCTATGATAACAAATCAGAGGCTGATATTATCGTAGTGGGAAAGGGAGGGGAAGGAGATGGCACAAAGCCGCTTCCACCTGACTACGGAGGATCCCTTGATGTCACAACGGCCATCCGGCTAAAGGAGAAGGGAATCAAGGTTGCCGGATACGTCATCATCCGCAACAAGGAATATGAGAACTTTGCCGCAGAGCTGGGTAACATCTGTGATTACCTTATCACTGTGGGAACAGACTGGCAGGTCATCCCACTGGAGAACCTTATAGCAGGACTGCAGAAGAAGAACGTGAAACTGATATCCGGTGTGAAGAACTCCGAACAGGCAAAGCTTGCCTTTGAGACCATGGAACACGGTTCCGACGGAGTGCTTCTGGACACCAAAGATCTCAACCAGATAAAGAAGACTGCCGTCCTTGCGGAAAGCGCAGGTGTCAAAGACATTGAGCTTAAGGCTGCAGTGGTCACAAGGGTTGATCCTATAGGCATGGGAGACCGGGTCTGTGTGGACACCTGTAATCTGATGGTCAGGGGCGAGGGCATGCTTGTGGGCTCGCAATCAAACGGTATGTTCCTGGTGCACTCTGAATCCGAAGAAAGTCCCTACGTGGCATCCCGTCCGTTCAGGGTCAATGCCGGTGCTGTGCATGCCTATATAAAGGTGGGCGAGAAGACCCGCTACCTCTCCGAACTGAAGGCCGGGGATGAGGTCACTATCGTGGATGCCGATGGCGGGCAGAGGACAGGAGTTGTAGGCAGGGTCAAGATAGAGAGAAGGCCGCTGGTACTTGTGGAAGCAGACATCGACGGCAAGATAGTCAAGAACATATTGCAGAATGCTGAAACAATAAAACTTGTGACCAAAGATAAAAAGCCCGTATCTGTGACCGACCTTAAAGTTGGTGACGAGATACTCGTGCACTCAGAGGATATCGGTCGCCACTTCGGGATGAAGATCGAAGAAACTATCATTGAAAAATAA
- a CDS encoding GMP synthase subunit A, translating to MITNTTSVEDILDLEPDGLILSGGPTMERAGNCAEYLESIDIPILGICLGHQVIASTFGGEVRQGSSGGYADVEIEIIDEDDILRGLGPRTHVWASHADEVSVLPEDFIRLARSPICEIEAMKHSERPIYGVQWHPEVAHTEKGEKLLTNFLEVCEKY from the coding sequence ATGATCACAAACACAACTTCGGTTGAAGATATACTGGACTTGGAGCCGGACGGATTAATATTGAGCGGCGGGCCCACCATGGAGCGGGCTGGCAACTGTGCGGAGTATCTGGAAAGTATCGACATTCCTATACTGGGCATTTGCCTTGGTCACCAGGTAATAGCCAGCACATTCGGCGGCGAGGTCCGTCAGGGTAGCTCGGGAGGGTATGCTGATGTGGAGATTGAGATCATTGACGAGGATGATATCCTCAGAGGGCTTGGCCCCAGAACGCATGTATGGGCTTCCCATGCAGATGAGGTAAGCGTGCTGCCAGAGGATTTCATAAGGCTCGCAAGGTCCCCGATCTGCGAGATCGAGGCCATGAAACATTCTGAAAGGCCTATTTACGGAGTGCAGTGGCATCCCGAAGTCGCACATACTGAAAAAGGGGAAAAGCTTCTGACGAATTTCCTTGAGGTATGTGAGAAATATTAA